The proteins below are encoded in one region of Metabacillus dongyingensis:
- a CDS encoding BlaR1 family beta-lactam sensor/signal transducer, with translation MGSSFFTLFFISNIILSVIFCIIVFIKKILKNQITVNTNYHISVISLLTLLVPFIPLHFLNTNSFFDWIINLRKSHSKLSTIYFSGKTNETVQSANWLQDFSMSVDHSSFKMMASVFFIVWIAGMIVMLAATLYSNLRISKIKKNLQEVENLELSTLFNTCKEEIHIHKKIVLGYSSLIKSPITFGLFQPYIVIPKDISTLSTDEMKCVLLHELFHCKRRDMLVNYFMCLSRTVYWFNPLLWYFLREMKTEMEISCDYAVLKTLDEESHLKYGEVILRFASLSQRTSSLLAASEISSSYKQIKRRIVKIANFQVEPHLLKIKSALVFIIVLAIILISIPSLSVLAGNKEIHFSNTNVVNKDYNSIFGEYSGSFVLYDTKTKKHTIYNKEESTTRYAPASTYKIFSALFALESGIITSNNSQMTWDGTQQPYEEWNRDQDLFSAMGSSVTWYFQSLDQQMGKRKLQNYYEQINYGNGDLSGNISNYWIDESLKISPVEQVEILKKFYYNEFAFVPANIQTVKDSLLLEESNGNLLSGKTGTLDLNGEFIEGWFVGYVETIDNTFFFAVHIQGEKQAGGSSAAKIALSLLEKEGIYRSDS, from the coding sequence ATGGGCAGTTCTTTCTTTACTCTCTTTTTTATCAGTAATATCATATTGTCTGTGATTTTTTGCATCATTGTATTCATAAAAAAAATATTAAAGAACCAAATAACTGTAAACACCAATTATCATATCAGTGTGATTTCTCTTTTAACATTGCTTGTTCCTTTTATCCCCTTGCATTTTCTAAACACAAACTCTTTTTTTGACTGGATAATAAACTTAAGAAAAAGTCATTCAAAATTATCTACTATCTATTTTTCAGGTAAAACGAACGAGACTGTTCAAAGTGCAAATTGGCTACAAGATTTTTCGATGTCAGTTGACCATTCATCTTTCAAAATGATGGCTTCTGTCTTTTTCATAGTGTGGATAGCAGGAATGATTGTTATGCTTGCAGCCACTTTATATAGCAATCTGAGAATTAGCAAAATAAAAAAGAACTTACAAGAAGTTGAAAATTTAGAGTTATCAACACTTTTTAATACATGTAAAGAGGAAATACATATCCATAAAAAGATTGTTTTAGGATATTCCTCATTGATAAAATCACCCATTACCTTTGGACTTTTCCAACCATATATTGTCATACCAAAGGATATATCAACACTTTCTACTGACGAGATGAAATGTGTTTTGCTTCATGAGTTGTTCCACTGTAAACGGAGAGATATGCTAGTAAACTATTTCATGTGTCTGTCTAGAACTGTTTATTGGTTTAATCCTCTCCTATGGTATTTCTTAAGAGAAATGAAAACAGAGATGGAGATTTCTTGCGATTATGCAGTTTTAAAAACGCTAGATGAGGAATCACATCTCAAATATGGTGAGGTTATATTAAGATTTGCCTCTCTTTCTCAACGAACATCATCTTTGTTAGCTGCTTCGGAAATCAGCAGCTCATACAAACAAATAAAAAGGCGGATTGTTAAGATCGCAAATTTCCAAGTAGAACCACATCTGCTAAAGATAAAAAGTGCTCTAGTATTCATCATTGTTCTGGCGATTATCTTGATTAGTATCCCGTCTTTATCTGTATTAGCTGGGAACAAAGAAATACATTTTTCTAATACTAATGTAGTGAACAAAGATTACAATAGCATTTTTGGTGAATATTCAGGTAGTTTTGTACTTTATGATACAAAAACAAAAAAACATACTATATATAATAAAGAAGAAAGTACAACAAGATACGCTCCAGCTTCCACATATAAGATATTCAGTGCATTGTTTGCGCTAGAATCTGGGATTATTACAAGCAACAATTCTCAAATGACATGGGATGGAACTCAACAGCCATATGAAGAATGGAATCGAGACCAAGATTTATTCTCTGCTATGGGGAGCTCCGTCACTTGGTATTTTCAAAGTCTTGATCAACAAATGGGGAAAAGGAAACTGCAAAATTACTATGAACAGATAAATTATGGAAATGGTGATTTATCAGGCAATATATCTAATTATTGGATAGATGAATCCTTAAAAATTTCTCCAGTTGAACAGGTCGAAATTTTGAAAAAGTTTTATTATAATGAATTCGCTTTTGTACCAGCTAATATTCAAACTGTGAAAGACTCCTTACTTTTAGAAGAATCAAATGGTAATCTTTTATCTGGAAAAACGGGAACCTTAGATTTAAATGGAGAATTTATCGAAGGTTGGTTTGTGGGCTATGTAGAAACTATAGATAATACTTTTTTCTTTGCCGTTCATATTCAAGGTGAAAAGCAGGCAGGCGGAAGCTCTGCTGCAAAGATAGCACTTTCCTTATTGGAGAAGGAAGGTATTTATCGATCGGATTCTTGA
- a CDS encoding Ger(x)C family spore germination protein translates to MGLFRRIFFMIMILLLTTTLSGCWDNKDINHRVMPVVLGISKKGEDYKVFLQIPQPLQDSIQIRVVTGIGKTVNEAVNNISVNMESSVDLLHVKVIVIEKRFAEEGMKDLIGGFMRSREIPAKALVSICDDDIDQFFSSMKQVEPEGTTLLDFYEKNAGWDPQIALTRVWHVYRSIHSYTRDVAIPMLSLGETTLVKQVGSAVIKNGRLVEVIGTDETLLYNAFKGESTQGEIEVLDDASVLILGNTMKYESEFIDQKPSLQSKLRLKVMILETKGNPSLKRIKKEVEALLTTRFNKMFNKLQASEADILGLGQLFRNKIPREELKNWRSEYYRKLSVDFKVHVDIQNGGNLKEPSN, encoded by the coding sequence ATGGGACTGTTTAGACGAATTTTCTTTATGATCATGATTTTACTTTTGACTACCACCTTGAGCGGCTGTTGGGATAACAAGGATATCAACCATCGTGTCATGCCTGTGGTTTTAGGCATTTCTAAGAAGGGGGAAGACTATAAAGTTTTTCTCCAGATTCCCCAGCCTCTGCAGGATTCTATTCAGATCAGAGTTGTTACTGGTATTGGAAAGACGGTCAACGAAGCAGTCAATAATATTAGTGTGAATATGGAGAGCAGCGTAGACTTGCTTCATGTAAAGGTAATTGTAATCGAAAAAAGATTTGCCGAAGAGGGAATGAAAGATCTTATAGGAGGGTTCATGAGGTCCAGAGAAATTCCTGCAAAGGCCTTAGTCTCCATATGTGATGATGACATTGACCAATTTTTTTCTAGTATGAAGCAGGTTGAACCAGAAGGAACCACACTTTTGGACTTCTATGAAAAAAATGCAGGATGGGATCCACAGATCGCTTTGACAAGAGTTTGGCATGTTTACAGGAGTATTCACTCTTACACTCGAGATGTTGCCATCCCCATGCTAAGTCTAGGGGAAACTACTTTAGTAAAGCAAGTCGGATCGGCTGTGATAAAAAATGGACGGTTGGTTGAGGTAATCGGCACTGATGAAACTCTTCTATACAATGCATTTAAAGGAGAAAGTACACAGGGGGAAATAGAAGTCTTAGATGATGCAAGTGTTCTAATTCTCGGTAATACAATGAAATATGAAAGTGAGTTCATTGATCAAAAGCCTTCCTTACAGTCAAAACTCAGACTGAAGGTAATGATCTTAGAAACAAAGGGGAATCCTTCACTGAAACGGATAAAAAAAGAAGTAGAAGCTCTCCTGACAACGCGTTTCAATAAAATGTTCAATAAACTGCAGGCAAGTGAAGCTGATATTTTAGGACTTGGTCAGCTCTTCAGAAATAAGATACCGAGGGAGGAGCTGAAGAATTGGCGTTCAGAATATTATCGTAAATTATCAGTAGACTTCAAAGTTCATGTAGATATTCAGAACGGAGGAAATTTAAAAGAACCATCTAACTAA
- a CDS encoding BlaI/MecI/CopY family transcriptional regulator, whose amino-acid sequence MKKIPQISEAELEVMKIIWKHPSINTNEVIEKLSKTSKWSPKTIQTMLLRLIKKGALNHSKKGRVFVYTANVAESDYLEIESLSFLNRFYNGTLNSMVLNFLENDKLSDNEINELYQILEERKNRK is encoded by the coding sequence ATGAAAAAAATACCCCAAATCTCAGAAGCAGAATTAGAAGTTATGAAAATAATCTGGAAACATCCTTCCATCAATACCAATGAGGTTATTGAAAAGTTATCTAAAACAAGTAAATGGAGCCCTAAAACAATTCAGACGATGTTGTTACGGCTAATAAAAAAAGGTGCCCTGAATCATTCTAAGAAAGGCCGTGTTTTTGTTTATACAGCAAATGTAGCTGAAAGTGATTATCTAGAAATTGAGAGCCTTAGTTTTTTAAATCGTTTTTATAATGGTACTCTTAACTCTATGGTATTAAACTTTTTGGAAAATGATAAGTTATCAGATAATGAAATTAACGAGTTGTACCAAATTTTGGAAGAACGAAAGAACCGAAAGTAG
- a CDS encoding tripartite tricarboxylate transporter TctB family protein, with translation MKNYGVWVGVFILLFSIFMFNSSLKYEYYGQYGPGPGFFPLWLSGLLGVFSILFILDSLRKNNRITFSDVLPKGKILISVLKVVLSILLFILISPHLGFIVSSILIMLILLIPDFKWTTSLSTATSVTLILFVVFKTILDIPLPTNIWGW, from the coding sequence ATGAAAAATTATGGTGTATGGGTTGGGGTTTTTATATTATTATTTTCGATCTTTATGTTTAATTCCTCACTTAAGTATGAATATTATGGTCAGTACGGGCCAGGTCCAGGATTTTTTCCATTGTGGTTAAGCGGCTTACTTGGAGTTTTTTCTATATTGTTTATCCTTGACTCCTTAAGGAAAAATAATAGAATTACCTTTTCAGATGTTCTTCCAAAAGGAAAAATTTTAATCAGTGTATTAAAAGTTGTCCTTTCCATTTTATTATTTATTCTTATTTCTCCTCATTTGGGATTTATCGTTTCCAGTATTCTTATTATGCTCATTCTTCTTATACCTGATTTTAAGTGGACTACCTCGCTTAGTACTGCAACTTCAGTAACACTAATATTATTTGTAGTTTTCAAGACCATTTTGGATATTCCATTACCAACTAACATTTGGGGATGGTAA
- a CDS encoding spore germination protein, with protein MESVLQEIKDSLGKNDDFFQIEQELGDNSAVILGLKSLVDFPKTLLAIQKQFESRVLNTETTDQRLYGIGEVKNKDKNEITSLILEGKIILFFKNEQDFVLTVDPFSQTLNRSIESPANENILQGPLSSFNEDINTNIGILRKQIVSEKLQVRSYSIGTDQKRSLSLVYYDDRVNSNLLHKILNQIEKNLNKELNNAQDLSKLMGISFWSVVSHFNTTESPQEASMSLFKGRMVLFVDRMPLAFILPSLLWDMFAMENDRNFPFPLMVSIRSLRIIGVLITLIVPGLYVALVSVNPEVLRIELALSIAQSREGVPYPAFVEMIIMLIVLELIMEASVRLPKSIGPTITMVGGIILGQAAVDAKLVSNLLIIILAATTIANSTIVGFQNSISIRIFKYIILILASIYGVLGILAGVFLICTYWASINTLGVPFLNIYYSKDEIKSG; from the coding sequence ATGGAATCTGTATTACAGGAAATCAAGGATTCATTAGGAAAAAATGATGATTTCTTTCAGATAGAACAGGAGCTCGGAGACAATTCAGCCGTAATCTTAGGGCTAAAGAGCCTGGTAGATTTCCCAAAGACATTACTGGCTATTCAAAAGCAATTTGAATCCCGGGTTTTGAATACTGAAACAACAGATCAGCGATTGTATGGAATCGGAGAGGTGAAGAATAAAGATAAGAATGAAATTACTTCATTAATCTTAGAAGGGAAAATAATCCTATTTTTCAAGAATGAACAAGATTTCGTACTGACTGTTGATCCATTTTCACAGACACTCAATCGTTCGATTGAGTCGCCTGCGAATGAAAATATACTGCAAGGACCCTTAAGTTCTTTTAATGAAGACATTAATACAAACATAGGCATTCTTCGAAAACAAATTGTTTCAGAAAAGCTGCAAGTTAGATCTTATTCAATAGGCACTGATCAAAAAAGAAGCTTATCTCTTGTCTATTACGATGATCGTGTGAATAGTAACCTTTTGCATAAAATCCTGAATCAAATTGAAAAGAATCTGAACAAGGAACTGAACAATGCACAGGATTTATCTAAGCTTATGGGCATTTCTTTCTGGAGTGTGGTTTCTCACTTCAACACTACAGAGAGTCCACAGGAAGCAAGCATGTCACTATTTAAGGGGAGAATGGTTTTGTTTGTAGACAGAATGCCCCTTGCTTTCATTCTTCCAAGCTTATTATGGGATATGTTTGCAATGGAAAATGATCGGAATTTTCCTTTCCCTCTCATGGTGTCTATTCGGTCGCTGCGGATTATCGGCGTTTTAATAACATTGATTGTGCCCGGTTTATATGTTGCACTGGTATCCGTTAATCCCGAGGTTTTACGTATAGAATTAGCGTTATCTATTGCACAAAGCCGGGAAGGAGTGCCTTATCCTGCATTTGTGGAAATGATCATCATGCTTATAGTATTGGAATTAATCATGGAAGCTAGTGTGAGACTCCCGAAAAGCATCGGGCCGACTATTACAATGGTCGGTGGTATTATCCTTGGGCAAGCTGCCGTCGATGCCAAGTTAGTTAGCAACCTGCTGATCATTATCCTGGCTGCTACTACAATTGCAAACTCAACAATAGTCGGGTTTCAGAATTCAATTTCTATCCGGATTTTTAAATATATTATCCTGATTCTTGCTTCTATTTATGGTGTATTGGGCATATTGGCAGGTGTTTTTTTGATTTGTACATATTGGGCAAGCATCAATACATTAGGAGTACCATTCCTAAATATATATTATTCAAAGGATGAGATTAAAAGTGGATAA
- a CDS encoding FAD-dependent oxidoreductase: MEKNKEKSLTRRDFLNHAGKVGGAVAVWGAMESLGLLGSSMVSAKNFTAPKKSDLAIKNKNGKKIIILGAGIAGMAAAYELGKAGYDCKILEARNRTGGRNWTVRKGTTETEINGVKQTSNFDKGQYMNAGPARIPQNHVTIDYCRELGVELEVFANSNEFSYYYQENAGPLSNQKIRKGTLKSDTRGYISELLAKVADKTALDSPLSKDDIERLRAYLKSEGDLSADYTYKGSSRRGYKELPGGGLQPGTKDTPYAFKELLQSGMMNNISGDYSFTQQPMMFQPVGGIDQIPKALEEKLHGQITFGAEVQEIRQSADGVRIVYKTKENGKTKEIRGDYCICTIPLPVLKNIPADFTAPMKNAIRNIEYAKTGKIGFQFKNRFWEQDDRILGGITTTNMDISQIWYPSNDYLTQKGVLIGYYNFGQNAIDYGNLSLSQRHARALSQGGKIHPQFAREIENSFSVAWHKIKYNEGGWAEYSSSDRENYYPVLNEPQGRIHLAGEHLSYLTGWMAGAFESARIVVSRIHEEVLKEGKASSIAG, from the coding sequence ATGGAAAAAAACAAAGAAAAAAGCTTAACAAGGAGAGATTTTCTTAACCATGCTGGTAAAGTCGGCGGAGCAGTTGCAGTTTGGGGTGCGATGGAATCTTTAGGTTTATTAGGGAGCTCAATGGTAAGCGCAAAAAATTTCACTGCTCCTAAAAAAAGTGATTTAGCAATAAAAAATAAAAATGGTAAAAAAATTATCATTTTAGGAGCAGGAATTGCTGGAATGGCTGCAGCTTATGAATTAGGTAAAGCTGGATATGATTGTAAAATATTAGAAGCAAGAAACCGTACAGGCGGTCGAAATTGGACAGTAAGAAAGGGGACTACAGAAACAGAAATTAATGGTGTAAAACAAACATCTAATTTTGATAAGGGACAATACATGAATGCAGGACCTGCCCGTATTCCACAGAATCATGTAACAATTGATTACTGCAGAGAGCTAGGTGTTGAACTTGAAGTATTCGCAAATTCAAATGAGTTCTCATACTACTATCAAGAAAATGCTGGGCCTCTGTCTAATCAGAAAATTCGAAAGGGTACTTTGAAATCTGATACCCGAGGCTATATATCAGAGCTGTTAGCAAAGGTTGCAGATAAAACAGCGTTAGATTCTCCTCTTTCAAAGGATGATATTGAAAGATTAAGAGCTTATTTAAAGAGTGAAGGGGATTTATCTGCAGATTATACTTATAAAGGTTCAAGTCGCCGGGGATATAAGGAGTTACCTGGCGGAGGTCTTCAGCCTGGTACAAAAGATACCCCATATGCCTTTAAGGAGCTTTTGCAATCAGGGATGATGAATAACATTAGTGGCGATTATAGTTTTACTCAACAGCCAATGATGTTTCAACCTGTCGGAGGGATAGATCAGATTCCAAAAGCTCTTGAAGAAAAGCTGCATGGGCAGATAACATTTGGAGCTGAAGTTCAAGAGATTAGACAATCAGCTGATGGAGTTCGGATTGTCTACAAAACAAAAGAAAATGGAAAAACAAAAGAAATAAGAGGGGATTATTGTATTTGTACCATTCCACTCCCTGTATTGAAAAATATCCCGGCTGATTTTACAGCACCAATGAAAAATGCTATTAGGAATATCGAGTATGCAAAGACTGGAAAAATTGGTTTTCAGTTTAAAAATAGATTCTGGGAGCAGGATGACCGTATTCTCGGCGGGATTACAACAACAAATATGGATATTTCACAGATTTGGTATCCATCGAATGACTATTTAACTCAAAAAGGTGTCTTAATTGGCTACTATAATTTTGGTCAAAATGCAATAGATTATGGAAATCTGTCGCTTTCGCAAAGACATGCTCGTGCTTTATCTCAAGGAGGAAAAATACATCCTCAGTTTGCTAGAGAGATCGAAAATTCCTTTTCTGTTGCATGGCATAAAATTAAATACAATGAAGGCGGATGGGCTGAATACTCCTCATCGGATCGGGAAAACTACTATCCTGTATTAAATGAGCCGCAAGGTCGAATTCATCTTGCTGGGGAACACCTCAGTTATTTAACTGGATGGATGGCAGGTGCTTTTGAATCAGCAAGAATTGTAGTCAGCCGAATTCATGAAGAAGTATTAAAAGAAGGTAAGGCATCATCTATAGCTGGATAA
- a CDS encoding GerAB/ArcD/ProY family transporter — MDKSLCVVLMYILIHLGLIFFLYPGNIIESTDAGHWIPISIGVSIHFIVIFLYMKGLSYFPNEDIITIFLRAGKGIAIVFLVPVALYFLVINIITIRAYSEVVTIVFLSKTPLWAVMALLLSISSYLTIKGVEAIFRTGVLLALLFLPLIFFILVVSFQNVDWYYVYPIWNKQFSFITKPSYLNSFFAVGGGFLFLGFVQPFFSYQRKKILLAAIVIIPCFFISVYIPILTFGQATASKFLLPFVMAIDGINLNWLMFDRVTMFFLMSLITFIMLFISLVLWKMVRIVHTCIPSIKPHYLVIALSGLIYIICLSIPNWNDIERLFIWNTFLRFYVMSAVPISILYLGIRSRKERQNGTV; from the coding sequence GTGGATAAAAGTCTCTGCGTCGTACTTATGTACATCTTAATTCATTTAGGACTTATCTTCTTTTTGTACCCTGGAAACATTATTGAAAGTACCGATGCTGGGCACTGGATTCCGATTAGCATTGGGGTGAGTATTCATTTTATTGTCATTTTTCTTTACATGAAAGGGCTTAGTTATTTTCCTAATGAAGACATTATCACCATCTTTTTACGCGCAGGAAAGGGCATTGCTATTGTTTTTTTAGTACCTGTCGCTTTATATTTCCTTGTAATCAACATTATAACGATACGTGCGTATTCAGAAGTTGTTACCATCGTCTTTTTATCTAAGACTCCGCTATGGGCAGTCATGGCATTGTTACTTTCAATTTCAAGCTACTTAACTATTAAAGGGGTAGAAGCCATTTTTCGAACGGGCGTACTGCTAGCCCTCCTCTTTTTGCCTTTAATCTTCTTTATTTTAGTTGTCTCATTTCAGAACGTTGATTGGTATTATGTTTACCCAATATGGAATAAACAATTTTCTTTTATCACAAAACCCTCATACTTAAATAGTTTTTTTGCTGTTGGTGGAGGTTTTTTGTTCCTCGGCTTTGTGCAGCCATTTTTCTCTTACCAAAGGAAAAAAATTCTTTTAGCTGCAATCGTCATCATTCCCTGTTTTTTCATTTCTGTCTATATTCCCATTCTTACATTTGGACAAGCTACAGCTTCCAAGTTTTTGCTTCCTTTTGTCATGGCAATTGATGGAATCAATTTAAATTGGCTGATGTTCGACAGAGTAACCATGTTTTTTTTGATGAGTCTGATCACTTTTATCATGCTTTTCATTTCATTAGTCCTATGGAAGATGGTTAGGATTGTTCACACATGCATCCCTTCCATTAAACCCCATTATCTTGTAATCGCACTCTCTGGACTTATTTATATCATTTGTTTATCCATTCCCAATTGGAATGATATTGAACGCCTATTTATATGGAATACATTTTTGAGATTCTATGTCATGAGTGCAGTGCCAATTTCAATCTTATACCTTGGAATCAGGTCAAGAAAGGAGAGGCAGAATGGGACTGTTTAG
- a CDS encoding Rid family hydrolase — protein MKKPMKSVIATAVLGISLIAGFSFASAGSEKDDLKSDKVTFFGSPTSSISSSVAVPQHYNRLSFSGTVPPLLNKDGKTTYERYGDTETQAIGILEKFKADLKAKGLSLADVIYLRVYVAPDPNKGDIPDYQGWFDAYAQFFNTKENSVKTARSTVGVESLVSPDYLIEIEAEVAYKNNNKSKSK, from the coding sequence ATGAAAAAACCTATGAAATCAGTCATTGCAACTGCTGTTTTAGGTATAAGTTTAATCGCAGGATTCTCTTTTGCTTCCGCAGGCAGCGAAAAAGATGATTTGAAATCAGATAAAGTAACGTTCTTTGGTTCCCCAACTTCTTCAATTTCCAGTTCAGTTGCTGTACCTCAACATTATAACCGGTTATCGTTTAGTGGAACAGTTCCTCCTCTTTTGAATAAGGATGGAAAAACTACTTATGAAAGATATGGCGATACAGAAACGCAGGCAATCGGAATCTTAGAGAAATTTAAAGCGGATTTGAAAGCAAAAGGACTTTCCCTCGCTGATGTAATCTATCTGCGTGTATATGTCGCGCCAGATCCAAACAAAGGAGATATACCAGATTATCAAGGATGGTTTGATGCCTATGCACAGTTCTTTAATACAAAAGAAAATTCAGTGAAAACAGCACGTTCAACAGTAGGTGTGGAAAGTCTGGTTTCTCCCGATTATCTAATTGAGATTGAAGCAGAAGTAGCCTATAAAAATAACAATAAATCAAAATCAAAATAA
- a CDS encoding tripartite tricarboxylate transporter permease: MDTFQLLMSGFETALSWQNIVFCLIGVSVGMLVGILPGLGPSAGTAILIPMTFAMDPISAIIMLSGIFYGSMYGGTITTVLVNVPGEAASVITSLDGYPMAKRGRAGVALGISAIGSFVGGVVAIIGVAFIAPHLVKFALSFGPPEYFALILFGMTMVVGLAGKSIIRGIIAVLIGLVLAMFGIAPSSGDMRFTFGTPFLIDGFDFVTIAMGLFGLSEILLGLEQQMKKPEKPPMVKGLLPNREEIRPSVMSIGRGTVLGFFLGLIPGISSVVPSLLSYSMEKRLAKDQSRFGKGAIEGVAGPETANNAFTAGALIPLFLLGIPSSATMAVLLGAFVLHGLQPGPTLFVRHADFVWAVIASMFIGNLLLLFMNLPLAKFWAKIASVPFKMLFPIIIAVSIVGTYSISNSLWDVGGLLVFGLLGYFLKKAEIPVAPIALVFILGKMMEESLLQTLGLYKGNFLEIFSRPISGTLMVLSLLAIALSTFAGYKNKKNHFEDVEV; the protein is encoded by the coding sequence GTGGATACATTTCAGTTATTGATGTCAGGATTTGAAACAGCTTTATCTTGGCAAAATATAGTGTTTTGTTTAATAGGTGTTTCAGTTGGGATGCTTGTAGGTATATTGCCTGGGTTGGGACCAAGTGCAGGAACTGCGATTCTAATTCCAATGACATTTGCAATGGATCCCATTTCAGCCATTATCATGCTGTCAGGAATATTTTATGGTTCAATGTATGGAGGAACGATTACAACTGTTCTTGTGAACGTACCAGGGGAAGCAGCCTCCGTTATTACAAGTCTTGACGGTTATCCAATGGCCAAAAGGGGTCGTGCTGGTGTGGCGCTTGGGATTTCAGCAATTGGCTCATTCGTTGGTGGAGTTGTTGCTATAATTGGGGTGGCATTTATAGCACCTCATCTCGTTAAATTTGCACTCTCTTTTGGACCTCCAGAATATTTTGCTTTAATTTTATTCGGTATGACCATGGTAGTAGGGCTTGCAGGGAAATCTATTATTCGTGGCATCATAGCAGTTTTAATCGGATTAGTCCTAGCCATGTTTGGAATTGCCCCAAGCTCTGGCGATATGAGATTTACATTTGGAACACCTTTTCTGATAGACGGATTTGACTTTGTAACAATCGCGATGGGGCTTTTTGGTCTATCTGAAATCTTATTAGGTCTTGAACAGCAGATGAAAAAGCCTGAAAAGCCACCTATGGTGAAAGGTTTACTTCCAAATCGGGAAGAAATCCGTCCCTCTGTTATGTCCATAGGGAGAGGAACAGTTTTAGGGTTTTTCTTGGGTCTAATTCCTGGAATAAGTTCTGTTGTTCCGTCTTTGTTATCCTATTCAATGGAGAAAAGATTAGCGAAAGATCAATCACGTTTCGGTAAGGGAGCTATAGAGGGTGTTGCAGGACCGGAAACAGCAAATAACGCTTTTACAGCTGGTGCGCTAATCCCGTTATTTTTATTAGGAATTCCAAGTTCAGCAACAATGGCCGTATTACTGGGAGCATTTGTTTTACATGGTTTACAGCCAGGTCCAACATTGTTTGTTCGTCATGCTGACTTTGTATGGGCAGTTATAGCAAGTATGTTTATTGGCAATCTGCTTTTATTGTTCATGAATTTGCCTCTGGCCAAATTCTGGGCGAAAATAGCAAGTGTTCCATTCAAAATGCTTTTCCCTATTATCATCGCTGTTTCTATAGTTGGTACATACTCTATCAGCAATAGTCTTTGGGATGTTGGCGGGTTACTGGTTTTTGGTTTATTAGGCTATTTTTTAAAAAAGGCCGAAATTCCAGTTGCCCCTATTGCATTAGTATTTATATTAGGAAAAATGATGGAAGAATCACTGCTTCAGACATTAGGATTATATAAAGGCAATTTCTTAGAAATTTTCTCACGTCCTATATCAGGAACGCTAATGGTACTTTCTCTTTTAGCAATAGCTCTTAGCACTTTTGCCGGATATAAAAATAAAAAGAATCACTTTGAGGATGTCGAAGTATAG
- the bla gene encoding subclass B1 metallo-beta-lactamase, which yields MKISKGWIGKVVFSLLLTLSVVMTSFNYQTIAQSENSSPTQITNPDKTIVLTKLNDKVWTHTSYNEWNGTTYDHNGLIVSTSKGLVLIDTAWGNDQKTEELLKMIKKHLKKKVVLALITHAHDDSISGIRALLNQGIDVRSTLLTAKLAKEYGYPSPKPTLDVNPVMKVSDTVIEAFYPGEGHSKDNITVWLPQYKLLFGGCLIKSLDAKDLGNLSDANVEQWDNSVKKVIEKYPHVETVVPGHGNWGDKGLLFHTIDLIKQHTHNS from the coding sequence TTGAAAATCAGCAAGGGATGGATAGGAAAAGTTGTGTTTAGTTTGTTACTAACATTATCCGTTGTTATGACATCGTTTAATTATCAAACGATTGCTCAATCAGAAAATTCATCTCCCACTCAGATTACCAATCCAGATAAGACAATTGTATTAACGAAATTGAATGACAAAGTATGGACACATACATCATATAATGAGTGGAATGGCACAACCTATGACCACAATGGGTTAATCGTTTCTACTTCCAAAGGATTAGTCCTGATTGATACAGCATGGGGGAACGACCAAAAAACTGAAGAGTTATTAAAGATGATCAAAAAACATTTGAAGAAAAAAGTTGTTCTGGCGCTGATTACTCATGCGCATGATGATAGCATTTCAGGCATTCGGGCGTTACTGAATCAGGGAATTGATGTACGTAGTACACTTTTGACAGCAAAACTAGCTAAAGAATATGGTTATCCTTCGCCCAAACCGACACTTGATGTAAACCCAGTGATGAAAGTAAGCGACACAGTAATTGAAGCTTTTTATCCTGGCGAAGGTCATTCGAAAGATAACATTACTGTTTGGCTTCCCCAATATAAATTATTATTCGGTGGATGCCTCATCAAATCATTAGATGCAAAAGATCTTGGAAATCTTTCTGATGCAAATGTAGAACAATGGGATAACTCCGTTAAAAAGGTAATCGAAAAATATCCACATGTCGAAACAGTTGTACCTGGACATGGGAACTGGGGAGATAAGGGCTTACTCTTCCACACAATTGATCTGATTAAACAACATACCCATAATAGCTAA